Within the Bacillus sp. FSL K6-3431 genome, the region TTTCTTTTCTACGAACAAAACGGATTCGGCACTATTGGCAGTTACATATCAGAAAAAATCATCGCATGGTGTGACGATCTATCCGAAGAACTAGTTTTAGAATCTTTAAAGCAATCGGTTGAAAACGGCAAGAAGTTCTGGAGCTATACAGAAGCTATTTTGAAAAACTGGTTTGATAAAAAGATAACAACTGTTGAACAAGCCCATGCTGCTCAACTTGAACATAAAGAGAAAACTAGTCAATCGAAAAACTACCCAAGAAGGCGCACTGGTAGACAGGAACAGTTGCCTGAGTGGTTTGAACAAAAAGAAAATCAAAAGCCAGTCGCTGATTCAGCAGTCGATGAAGTCGATGAAGCAAGAAGAAAAAGGCTAGAAGCAATACAGCAAAAATACAAGCAGGGAGGATGAAAAACATGAGTAAAGCTGAATGGCTCGCATGGCAAAAGGAAGTTATCAGGGAAGAAGCGAGAGATGAAAAACAGGTGAAAGAATTTAGAAATATTGATACGGATAATTCGGAAAATGCTTGGTTTTGAAAGGGGAGATTGTTGTGAGGGAGATAAAGTTTAGAGTATTTGATAGATGTCATAAATCAATGCACATTGTAGGGACGGATAGTCACGATAACCTTAGTTGTTTTGATGGGGTGGTTCAATATTACAATTTGCAAAACGGCGAAGGTAGTGGAGAACACGGAGACTACACTTTGATGCAATACACCGGATTAAAAGACAAGAACGGAAAAGAAATATTCGAAGGTGACATTTTATCCACCGAGGATGGAAGTTTTGAAGGTACAACATGCGGGATTGTAGAGGAGCATAAAGGGATGTTCGTTAGCTTTTACGGACAAGGTTTCCTTGGTAGAGATCGTTACGATGAGCTTTATGAAATTTCCAAAGAACGTGAAATCATCGGCAACATTTACGAAAACAAGGACTTGTTGGAGCAAGATAATGAGCGCTCTAGTTAGTAAATACGCCCAACCTTACATCGTATGTGAAAATTTCGATTTCGTCTGGCAGGAAGAACAAGTCTTTGACTTCGAATGTCAATGGCACGAAGGCAAAACACTAAAAGAAATGGCTAAATACTTCAAGCGAACACCAGAAGATGTCCTGCTACTTGCACTGGATCGGGCTAAACTCGGAGCAATTAAAAAACGGAAAGGCGGTCTTATCGGTGAATATTCAAGAAATAAAAACGAAAAGGTTAATAATTCTTGATGAAATACACGATTTGAAATGTCAGCTACCAGAAAATAATCGGACTGTATGCGGTTGTCCTAATTGTACTCGTATAAAGTCACTGGGTCGTGACTACGAAGCGCTAACGGTGTTAGCAAGGAAAAAAGATAGGTATCTAGTAAATAAGTGCACAAACGCCATTCTGGCAAAAGGATATGAAGCAGATCATAGGGATATCGAATACCTGTTAGTCAAGGAAAAAATGACGATGCAGGAAATAGCAGATGCGCTTGACATAGCAGAATCGACTGTGTGGAGGAAATGTAAGAAATGGGGATTAAATCGGGAGTACGTGAAGGAACAGAAAATAGGATGAACGTTGCAATAGCAAACTTATCTCAGCTTATGTTTCTTGCGAGGTTTACTGAATTGAGAAAGGCAGCGCTTGACGAGTTCGACAAAAGAATTGAGGGTGATTCTAATGGTCGTAGGGGATTGGGTGACGTATAGAGGTGAGATTGGCTGGGTTGAATACGAAGGCAAGGAAACGGGTAGATTGGGAGTTTACTTGCCTAATAGACGCACCAAGATAATATTCGTTCATAGTTTTGAGCTGAGAGAGCTTCCAACAGATATTAGTGATTTAAGGGATAGCGTGATGATTGATTTGGCGTTAGATACATGGGACAAAGAATGGTTTATGGAAGTCACTGGATAGGCAGAAATTGTGAAGGAGTGAAACTTATATGACTGAGTTGCAATTGTACAAATTTATTATTGAAAATGAATTAGAAATTAGTTGGTTTGGTGATGAGTATTTGAATCTATGGCTTGACGGTTTTGAAATTAAAAAGTTTGCAGACCTATTGGACCGTTGTGATGCGGACGATGGGGGCATTGATTGTAAACTTCAAAATGGCGGAACAGTTGTGTTGAATTTGTTAGATATATGCAAGGAATACGACATTGATCCTGAAAATATTCTAGCGAAAGATTAACGTCATAGATCGATCATTAAAACATCACAACGGAGGTAATCCAATGAATAAATGCTTAAAGTGCGAAAAGACGTTTCATAAAAAGAGAAGTAGTTTCTGCTCGCTTTGCTTCAACAGAATGATAAGGATGTGGATGGTTTGAATCTCATTAAATTGTTTGAAATGCAGAAGGTGCTCGATGATCGGATCTTGGAGAAGCACCCTGAACTTAAAAATCAGAATAATTTGGATTGGAAAATCTTAGCCTTGCAGGTTGAACTTGGTGAATGTGCGAATGAGTGGCGTGGGTTTAAGAAATGGAGTAAGGATCAGGAGCCGAGGATATTTGAACCAAATCCGGACGATCTATGTGAGAAATGCAACGGAGACCCGACTATTAGAGAAGGTAATAAAATTATTAGTTTTTGCGATAACTGCGATGGTGTTGGAGTTCATTTTCATAACCCACTCCTAGAAGAATACGTGGACTGTCTGCA harbors:
- a CDS encoding YopX family protein; protein product: MREIKFRVFDRCHKSMHIVGTDSHDNLSCFDGVVQYYNLQNGEGSGEHGDYTLMQYTGLKDKNGKEIFEGDILSTEDGSFEGTTCGIVEEHKGMFVSFYGQGFLGRDRYDELYEISKEREIIGNIYENKDLLEQDNERSS
- a CDS encoding dUTP diphosphatase, which encodes MNLIKLFEMQKVLDDRILEKHPELKNQNNLDWKILALQVELGECANEWRGFKKWSKDQEPRIFEPNPDDLCEKCNGDPTIREGNKIISFCDNCDGVGVHFHNPLLEEYVDCLHFILSIGLELQFGNFTMIGNAPKPKTVTDMFLITFESINNFYKARYSGDETLTEIKYTIVFDCFLTLGEMLGFTWEQIEQAYISKNEINHVRQSEGY